The segment GTTTCGCCCGGATTGAAAAGTGCAAGAATGAAGAGCAGCCCTTCGAAGCCGAGGAGGAAGCCGAGGTTCTTGAAAACGCTCTTCTTCGGCCTCATTGTGAGCACAACAACCAGAAACAGAAGCGCAAAGTAGACTAACTCGGTGAGGCTCTTTCTCGTGACCACTCCCATAGCATAAAGGAAAATGAAGGGCAGGTACACCTCAGGCACCCTTCGCGAGCTTTGCTAAACCGTAGCCAACCCCGAAGGTTAGGATGATTCCGAGCAGTCCCATGACCACGCTCTGGCCCCAGGTTTCGCCGTAATCGAGGGGAGCGTGGTAAACCGGGTTCTCCTCAAGGCCGACTTTCTCCATAGTGGCTTCGAGTCCATCCGGATTGCTTGAAGCCAGCGGCAGCACTATCGCCAGCACGACGGCTATAACTACCAGCCCTTTGAAAACCGTTCTCATGCAGGCACCCCCTCCACCGATGGAAGCTTTGCCCTCACGGCGTAGACTATCAGGACGGTGAGTACCGCTTCACCGATTCCGATTATCGAGTGGTAGCCGGCCATCAGGGTAAGGACTTTGAAGAACGGAAGGCTGTGGCTCAGGCCTATCTCGACCGATGCGAGGGCAGCTCCAAGAACGACGGAGAGCCAGGCAGCAAAGCCCATGGCAAAGGTTTCGTTGAGGGACTTGAGCTTGGTATAAATGCCGTAGCCTACGATGGCCCCTATCAGTCCCATGTTGAGGATGTTTGCGCCGATTGCCGTTATTCCTCCGTCCCCGAAGAGGAGCGTCTGTATGAGCAGAACCGCGGTCATGACTATTACCGCCGCGTAGGGTCCGAGCATTATCGCAACCAGCGTCGCCCCGAGCAGATGACCGCTGACGCCCCCTATTATCGGGAAGTTGACCATCTGCGCCGCGAAGATTCCGGCCGCGAAGAGGCCCAGGAGGGGTATCTTCTCCTCCGGGAAGTTCCTGAGCTTTTTGGCCGCGTAGGCTATCCCGGCTATCGTTATTGCGTAGGTAATCACTATTACCGGTGTACTCAACAGTCCATCCGGGATATGCAACCTAAACACCTCCGGTGGTTTTTGTTGTGCTATCAATGGAATAAATAGTAACACGAAATAAAAGCGTTTTTTAAACCGGGTATTACCAACCAAAGGTTGAGAACAGTGATTGTGCCGCCTCGTTACAGAAAAGAAATGGGATGGGCTCAGAGGTAGCCCCTGTCTTCCTCCTCCGGGGCCGGTGGCATCTGCTGCTCCAGCATGGCCCTCTGCATCTCCTGGACCTTCCTGAGTATCTCCTCAGTCTCCTTGGCGCGCTCTTCGAGGGCGGTCATGTCGAGCTCGATGCCCAGTATCTTCGTCACCGCCAGGAGGACCGATTTCGCCGCCTTTGCATCGACGATGTACCCGAGACTCTCGCCGAGAAGGCTTACCCCGTACATCGAGCGGAGCTTGCCCATGCCGAGGAGCAGTCCGGCGGCACCGACTATCGCTCCCCCTTCGTCCTCGCGCCAGATAACCTCGACCTGACAGCCCTCGAGCTTTCTCTGATAGTGCTCAACCAGCTCCTCGTGGGTTACAGCCGCCAGAACCCTCGGCTCTCCCTGGAGCTCGGGCACCTGGTAGCCGCCCATCGTGATTATCTCGCGAACGCCAAATTCGTTAACGAAGTCCAGCATCTTTCCGACGACCTCGAAGTGGCCGGGGCTGTCCGTTGGCGGAACCTGCTGGTCGCCGGTGATGATTATGATGTCCCTTCCGTTCTCGTCCGGGTTCTTCCAGTAGTAGAACTCGTTCTTCATCAGCTCGACGACTGAGTTCTTCTTGATGAGAACCTGGTGCATGAAGTGCGGCGAGTAGAGCTCGGCAAACTTGACCGCGTTGAGTTCCTGAATGAGGTGCTCGGCGGCGAGCTTTCCGACCAGCCCTATACCGGGCAGGCCCTCTATGAAAACGGGATCTCTGAGCTGGGGCCTCTCATAGACGTGAATAACTGACTCCTTCATATCAATCCCTCCCGACAATGCCCAGCTGCTCGCGCTTCAGCCTCCTTCTGTACTCCCCGTAGGGGTCCTCCGGTGAGAAGCGCGGCGGATGGGCTACCTTTGTTTTAGCTCCGCAGACCGGACAGATTTCCTTGAGGGTGTAGCGCCCACACTCGGGACACTTCCTGATCCGGAAGTGCATCATGAACCCCTCTTCTTGACCTTCTTAATGCGCTTCTCCTTCCTGATGAGCGTCGCTTCGCCGCCCGCTTCCTTTATGACGCGGAGTATCTCCTCGGCTATGTTCTCAAGGACCTCCTCCGCCTTGTAGTAGTCAGGGGCGGTGATGTCGATCCTGTACCTCGGAGCGCCCTGGTAGGAGAACTTGACCTCTATCTCCTTCTCCTCGTT is part of the Thermococcus sp. JdF3 genome and harbors:
- a CDS encoding PDGLE domain-containing protein; protein product: MRTVFKGLVVIAVVLAIVLPLASSNPDGLEATMEKVGLEENPVYHAPLDYGETWGQSVVMGLLGIILTFGVGYGLAKLAKGA
- a CDS encoding energy-coupling factor ABC transporter permease, which gives rise to MHIPDGLLSTPVIVITYAITIAGIAYAAKKLRNFPEEKIPLLGLFAAGIFAAQMVNFPIIGGVSGHLLGATLVAIMLGPYAAVIVMTAVLLIQTLLFGDGGITAIGANILNMGLIGAIVGYGIYTKLKSLNETFAMGFAAWLSVVLGAALASVEIGLSHSLPFFKVLTLMAGYHSIIGIGEAVLTVLIVYAVRAKLPSVEGVPA
- a CDS encoding proteasome assembly chaperone family protein; amino-acid sequence: MKESVIHVYERPQLRDPVFIEGLPGIGLVGKLAAEHLIQELNAVKFAELYSPHFMHQVLIKKNSVVELMKNEFYYWKNPDENGRDIIIITGDQQVPPTDSPGHFEVVGKMLDFVNEFGVREIITMGGYQVPELQGEPRVLAAVTHEELVEHYQRKLEGCQVEVIWREDEGGAIVGAAGLLLGMGKLRSMYGVSLLGESLGYIVDAKAAKSVLLAVTKILGIELDMTALEERAKETEEILRKVQEMQRAMLEQQMPPAPEEEDRGYL
- a CDS encoding RNA-protein complex protein Nop10, whose amino-acid sequence is MHFRIRKCPECGRYTLKEICPVCGAKTKVAHPPRFSPEDPYGEYRRRLKREQLGIVGRD